Proteins encoded by one window of Anopheles maculipalpis chromosome 2RL, idAnoMacuDA_375_x, whole genome shotgun sequence:
- the LOC126557310 gene encoding uncharacterized protein LOC126557310 translates to MSESWQVKTSSGVISAIWSSIITTPTREMEQTRLVKQLCKALHLDSQELALRHIKTALEDQLIVLSVRAKQRGKPKSTPSYTIPTMNKVPDEQPDRCCYECHNTGRVVKCEGCVRSFHEHCIKSPDEKLLELGQFVSKEKQIIISASEQHNAHQTPTRAARRVSTASVTVIDEGDGSWSADDDSDEMVAAEENTPASVVKHESGLDGSYQSIKLEEDVKEGLLTDEPMFVCMVRPPNRRLERMLNVPIIKPEVSTDSDDIEGEATENNTMSKRYCYACHVLKNSAHNVPPNVGTRELNYLLGFAVEQYKSWLPKDTFSPSKLFRDKQKSVLSSKTIDVLKSMLLRTPTSLLDVQSKIVNEQYNSLEEFHVDLLDIVHNVGIIHGVNSLDYSAAMYFLADCMYEVREIRQCSDCYRHSADKAVPDWFARPCRTRHELVFAKQRSYQYWPAKVVRVINNKYDVRFFGDKHLRALVNADCVKPIDTDLRTLQVNVKHRGFQQAMTEMLRYQSLSENREYFAFSSTVGQPVPQVLNTQQTVDSTETRPPLPSEWDELASNVSFNISRPVTRKRANISQQSSIAASLQKQRKLLDRFTNPADLKAKALQLLQESEERFALKLELLNIQHRKEISEVKKKQWCVMCEKEARIQCCWNTFYCTTACQKNHSVQHQKRHQAGSRCHRLRSISVCPTSLPQHAS, encoded by the exons ATGTCCGAGAGTTGGCAGGTAAAGACGTCTAGCGGGGTGATTAGTGCTATTTGGAGCAGTATCATAACCACCCCAACACGCGAAATGGAGCAAACACGACTGGTTAAGCAGCTCTGCAAAGCGTTGCACTTGGATAGCCAAG AATTGGCCCTTCGACATATTAAAACAGCGCTAGAAGACCAGCTAATCGTTTTGAGTGTACGAGCAAAACAACGTGGGAAACCGAAATCGACCCCGAGCTACACCATTCCAACGATGAATAAAGTGCCCGACGAACAACCGGACCGGTGTTGTTACGAATGTCACAATACGGGCCGAGTGGTAAAGTGTGAAGGTTGTGTCAGAAGCTTTCACGAGCACTGCATAAAATCTCCCGACGAGAAGCTGCTCGAGCTGGGACAGTTTGTGTCGAAGGAAAAGCAGATAATAATATCCGCTTCCGAACAGCACAACGCGCATCAAACACCGACAAGAGCAGCCAGACGGGTTTCCACTGCATCGGTTACCGTGATTGATGAGGGGGACGGGAGTTGGTCAGCCGATGACGATTCGGATGAGATGGTAGCGGCGGAGGAAAACACACCCGCATCGGTGGTAAAGCATGAATCGGGTTTGGACGGTTCCTATCAGAGCATTAAGCTAGAGGAAGACGTAAAAGAAGGGCTGCTTACGGACGAGcccatgtttgtgtgtatggtaCGACCGCCGAACAGACGGCTGGAACGAATGCTTAACGTACCAATCATCAAACCGGAAGTGTCAACAGACAGCGACGACATTGAAGGGGAAGCGACTGAAAATAATACGATGTCAAAACGATACTGCTATGCCTGCCATGTGCTGAAGAACAGTGCACACAATGTACCCCCTAATGTGGGTACGCGTGAACTAAACTACTTACTAGGGTTCGCAGTGGAGCAGTACAAATCATGG CTTCCAAAAGATACTTTTTCGCCATCGAAACTTTTTCGAGACAAACAAAAGTCGGTGCTGTCAAGCAAAACCATTGATGTTCTAAAAAGCATGCTGCTGCGTACGCCCACTTCGCTCTTGGATGTGCAGTCAAAGATCGTGAACGAACAGTACAATAGTCTGGAAGAGTTTCATGTTGATTTACTGGATATTGTGCACAACGTAGGAATTATCCATGGAG TTAACTCGCTGGATTACAGTGCGGCAATGTATTTTCTAGCAGACTGCATGTATGAGGTACGAGAAATACGCCAATGTTCCGACTGCTATCGTCATTCGGCCGACAAAGCGGTCCCAGATTGGTTCGCACGACCATGCCGAACGCGTCATGAGCTAGTGTTTGCCAAGCAAAGAAGTTACCAGTACTGGCCGGCGAAAGTAGTGCGAGTCATAAACAATAAGTACGATGTGCGGTTCTTTGGCGACAAACATTTGCGCGCGCTGGTGAATGCCGATTGTGTAAAGCCGATCGATACGGATCTCCGCACGCTGCAGGTTAATGTGAAGCATCGTGGATTCCAGCAAGCGATGACCGAAATGCTTCGATACCAATCGTTGTCTGAGAACAGAGAATATTTTGCCTTTTCGTCCACCGTCGGACAGCCGGTGCCGCAGGTATTGAACACACAGCAAACGGTGGACAGTACGGAAACGCGACCACCTTTGCCTAGTGAATGGGACGAACTAGCCTCGAATGTTAGCTTCAATATTTCACGCCCGGTAACGAGGAAGCGTGCTAATATAAGTCAACAGTCTAGCATCGCTGCGTCCCtacaaaagcaacgaaaactTCTGGACCGCTTTACCAACCCAGCAGATCTGAAGGCAAAAGCTTTACAGCTTCTTCAGGAGAGCGAAGAACGATTTGCACTGAAGCTGGAATTGCTGAATATACAACACCGCAAGGAAATAAGTGaagtaaagaagaaacaaTGG TGTGTCATGTGTGAAAAGGAGGCAAGGATTCAGTGTTGCTGGAACACGTTCTACTGTACGACAGCTTGCCAGAAAAATCACTCGGTGCAGCATCAAAAGCGTCACCAGGCTGGCAGCAGGTGCCATCGGTTGCGTTCAATTTCCGTGTGCCCTACCTCGCTACCACAGCATGCCAGCTAA
- the LOC126558873 gene encoding pyridoxal phosphate phosphatase PHOSPHO2, translated as MFSSSGRILKRLAVLDFDHTVCEHNTDIVVRDLLGPGGVPPDVQSILRSCGWIPYMQRIFRLLHQHGYKPMDIASAIRGIPEVPGMKSCIGNLVRHGFDVIIISDSNSEFIRLWNDFNDIGPYIHTVFTNPARFDSNGLLELKPYHFQTECSLSSKNLCKGKILSEFLRRQHDERQIEYEKVFYAGDGKNDVCPMLRLGSNGYACARRGYTCHDALQNAIGKLEHPYVAKILQWTDGHELNDLIWTELED; from the coding sequence ATGTTCTCCAGCAGTGGACGGATATTGAAGCGGCTTGCGGTACTCGATTTTGATCACACCGTCTGCGAACACAACACGGACATAGTGGTGCGCGATCTGCTCGGTCCCGGGGGCGTTCCACCGGATGTGCAAAGCATACTTCGCTCGTGCGGCTGGATCCCGTACATGCAGCGTATCTTTCGGCTGCTGCACCAGCACGGATACAAACCGATGGACATAGCCTCAGCAATACGCGGTATACCGGAGGTACCGGGCATGAAGTCCTGTATCGGTAATCTGGTACGGCATGGGTTCGATGTGATCATAATAAGCGACTCCAACTCGGAGTTTATACGCCTGTGGAACGATTTCAATGACATCGGTccgtacatacacacagtgTTCACAAATCCGGCCCGGTTCGATAGCAACGGGCTGCTGGAGCTGAAACCGTACCACTTCCAGACGGAGTGTTCGCTCAGCTCGAAGAATCTTTGCAAGGGAAAGATTTTGAGCGAATTTTTACGCCGCCAGCACGACGAACGGCAGATAGAGTACGAGAAGGTGTTTTACGCGGGAGATGGCAAAAACGATGTCTGTCCGATGCTGCGGCTCGGTAGCAACGGGTACGCCTGTGCGAGACGTGGCTACACGTGCCACGATGCGCTACAGAATGCAATCGGCAAGCTGGAACATCCGTACGTCGCCAAGATACTGCAGTGGACGGATGGGCACGAGCTGAATGACCTCATATGGACTGAACTGGAGGACTGA
- the LOC126567109 gene encoding uncharacterized protein LOC126567109, with the protein MSTAAKLTFVSACIASGSLIAYVHYSQAADRERLHEGVRRDVERQRLKHLTASGENERSGDSGPIPSSGTITS; encoded by the exons ATGTCGACGGCGGCCAAGTTAACTTTTGTTTCCGCCTGTATTGCCAGCGGTAGTCTGATTGCTTACGTACACTACAGTCAAGCGGCTGACCG GGAACGATTGCATGAAGGAGTGCGACGAGATGTGGAAAGACAGCGTTTGAAACACCTCACCGCTAGTGGAGAAAATGAAAGGAGCGGAGATTCAGGACCAATCCCATCCAGTGGAACAATTACAAGCTGA